Proteins encoded in a region of the Vicia villosa cultivar HV-30 ecotype Madison, WI linkage group LG5, Vvil1.0, whole genome shotgun sequence genome:
- the LOC131601681 gene encoding uncharacterized protein LOC131601681 — MLFIAECFPLLEELDFSKPKQFKFNKTAFFPAEALSLALPKLRKVNLSRNSYISNELLFHMCKNCKHLKEVNIINCWRITLSDIAADLHERPTLSSLSFSASKFYPLTSSFIDSLVILKGLTSLDLFNLRISDELLSSIAMEGLPLTRLGLRNCSGCSYTGMFSLLSKSPCIQHLILRSAPFLNNQHVAELSLFLGDLISINLSRCKRLTESALFALVRNCPSLIEINMGGTSIGKESVRNSNSSMDRIVYSQLKSLYLANCKELRDETIIRFSSIFSNLQLLDLNSFQPDEDIGQVFRRFCNIRHLNLAKCSRVKLLVGMNFELPNLEVLNLSCTSVDDKTLYTITKGCRGLLQFNLENCGNVTQNGVKHVLENCTQLREINLRNCSNVDRDVCSVLLSSLSLRKIIAPSRIRFTKGTMKLFSHHGCRVCKHSAKMNYIINEDVVRISNTLLVDDVSDMFAIQVNGNGFSDFPRNFGANCYGYGFKVTQTLSEVDNLSSVNTISKSKLVIVFQSLISKAKKTLKLSDNS, encoded by the exons ATGTTATTCATTGCCGAATGCTTCCCTCTCCTCGAAGAACTTGACTTCAGTAAACCTAAACAGTTTAAATTTAACAAAACCGCCTTCTTCCCTGCAGAGGCTCTTTCGTTGGCACTGCCCAAACTCCGCAAAGTTAACTTGTCTCGTAATTCCTATATCTCCAACGAATTACTTTTCCACATGTGCAAGAACTGTAAGCATCTCAAAGAGGTTAACATCATTAATTGTTGGCGCATAACCCTGTCTGACATTGCAGCTGATCTCCACGAGAGGCCAACGTTGAGCTCTTTATCTTTTTCAGCAAGCAAGTTCTACCCCCTCACTTCATCTTTCATTGACTCTTTGGTGATTTTGAAGGGTTTGACTTCACTTGATTTGTTCAATTTGAGAATATCCGATGAGTTGCTCTCCTCTATTGCAATGGAGGGTCTTCCTTTGACAAGGCTTGGTCTCCGAAATTGTTCAGGCTGTAGTTATACTGGAATGTTTTCTTTGCTATCCAAGTCTCCATGTATACAACATTTGATTCTTCGAAGTGCTCCTTTTCTGAATAATCAACATGTTGCCGAGTTGTCTTTATTTCTGGGTGATTTGATCTCTATAAACCTTAGTCGTTGTAAACGACTCACAGAATCAGCCTTGTTTGCACTTGTTAGGAACTGTCCTTCACTTATTGAGATCAATATGGGAGGGACATCTATTGGAAAAGAGAGCGTAAGGAATTCTAATTCATCGATGGATCGTATTGTATACTCTCAATTAAAGTCTCTCTATTTGGCTAATTGTAAGGAGTTAAGAGATGAAACCATCATAAggttttcttccattttctccaATTTGCAGCTGCTTGATTTGAATTCTTTCCAACCTGATGAAGATATTGGTCAAGTTTTTAGGAGATTTTGTAACATTAGACATTTGAATTTAGCCAAATGTTCAAGAGTGAAGCTACTTGTTGGAATGAACTTTGAACTTCCTAACTTGGAGGTGTTGAATTTGTCATGTACAAGCGTTGACGATAAAACACTCTATACAATCACAAAGGGTTGTCGTGGGCTTTTGCAATTCAACCTTGAAAATTGTGGTAATGTCACACAGAATGGAGTGAAACATGTGCTTGAAAACTGCACACAACTAAGAGAGATCAATTTGCGGAATTGTTCTAATGTGGATCGTGATGTTTGCTCAGTGTTATTGTCAAGTCTGTCTTTAAGAAAGATAATTGCTCCATCTCGTATTCGTTTCACTAAAGGAACTATGAAACTCTTTTCGCATCATGGATGCCGTGTTTGCAAGCATTCTGCAAaaat GAATTATATAATTAATGAGGATGTAGTTCGAATTTCAAATACATTGCTTGTTGATGATGTTTCTGACATGTTTGCAATTCAAGTTAACGGAAATGGATTCAGTGACTTTCCACGAAACTTTGGTGCAAATTGCTATGGTTATGGCTTTAAAGTCACTCAAACTTTATCCGAAGTTGATAACTTAAGTTCTGTCAATACAATCTCAAAATCCAAATTAGTAATCGTTTTCCAATCTTTAATATCGAAAGCAAAGAAAACATTGAAGCTGTCAGATAATTCTTAA
- the LOC131606088 gene encoding beta-glucuronosyltransferase GlcAT14A-like — translation MNQIVVDPSLHYDKSSPLYFVVEARDTPHAFQIFRGSPWMILTRSFMEYCIYEWDNLPRKLLMFFSNVAYTMESYFHTVLCNSQEFKNTIVDNNLVYSLFDDDPSESQLLDMSHYDTVMEIGVAFARSFGEDELVLKKIDDLVLNRSFNGLVQGEWCSSSSLEINKTTKVSEIDVVKAGLFGIKLRTHLDEIVNSGRYKTSECQFQLV, via the exons ATGAATCAAATAGTGGTAGACCCAAGTTTACATTATGATAAGAGTAGTCCACTTTACTTTGTTGTTGAGGCCAGAGATACTCCTCATGCTTTTCAGATATTTCGAG GTTCACCTTGGATGATTCTTACAAGATCTTTCATGGAGTATTGTATCTATGAATGGGACAATTTACCAAGAAAGTTACTAATGTTTTTCAGCAACGTGGCTTATACTATGGAATCATATTTCCACACAGTTCTATGTAACTCTCAAGAGTTCAAAAACACTATCGTCGACAATAATCTAGTTTACAGTCTTTTTGACGATGATCCATCGGAATCTCAATTACTTGACATGTCACATTATGATACAGTGATGGAAATTGGCGTGGCATTTGCACGTTCATTCGGTGAAGATGAACTTGTTCTAAAAAAAATTGATGACTTGGTTCTTAATAGAAGTTTTAATGGATTAGTTCAAGGAGAATGGTGTTCAAGTTCAAGTTTGGAGATAAACAAAACTACAAAGGTTTCTGAAATTGATGTTGTAAAAGCAGGATTGTTTGGAATCAAACTTAGAACTCATTTAGATGAAATTGTTAATAGTGGGAGATATAAAACTAGTGAGTGTCAATTTCAATTGGTGTGA